One Desulfobacteraceae bacterium genomic window, AATCGGCGCTCGAACTCCTGGCATATTTGCATTCCGCTGATCCCCTGGAGCGCACCATGGCCCTTGCGCTGGTCAATGCCCTCAACCACCGGGCGGCCCTGGCGCTCCCCGAAGACCCCAAGAACCGGTCGCTCTTCGACTCCCTGGGCATCGGCAGCGGCACCCGGGTGGCCATGGTGGGGCTTTTCGGGCCGCTCATGCGAATTTTCAAGGAGCGCGGCGCCGTCGTGGAGGTCGTCGATCTCCACCGCCGGCTGGGGCAGCCGGCTGAATTTTTGCCCAGACTGCGCGCCTGGGCGGAGGTCCTGATCCTCACCGCGACCTCGATCTTAAACGCCACCACCGAGGAGATCCTGGCGGCGGTGGGCGATGGGGTCAAGACCGTCCTGCTGGGGCCCAGCACCCCGCTTGTCGCCGAGGCCTTCGCGCATCTGCCGGTTCATTTCCTGGCGGGCACGGTGCCGGTGGACCGTGAGGCGGTCTTCAAGGCTGTTCGGCACGGCGCCGGCACTCGCGTGATCCAGAAATACGGACGCAAGGTTTTTATGCCGACCCGCGCTCTCTGATGGGATCCGGTCAGTTGCCGGACATCCGGACCGGCGGGTTTGGTTTTCCCGGACAGGCTGGCGGGCGGGCAAAAAGCCGCTCAGGTGCCTTTGGGCGGCTGCAGCAGGTGAGGATGCTGGGATCGCAGGGCTCTCAGGAGATCGCTTTCCAGTTTGGCCCTAAACAGCCCCTTGGCCTGGGCGAGCATCGCGGCGCTCAGCCCTTCCACCCCGGTGAGGTCCGCCCCGGTCAGATCGGCCCCGTCCAGAAAGGCCCCGTTG contains:
- a CDS encoding DUF364 domain-containing protein, giving the protein MAMQLDDRLFHLFEKPAAGVAVETLCLGLGYTALATSDGGTGIAYTYLDDKTSCGVVNNYRDFEGQSALELLAYLHSADPLERTMALALVNALNHRAALALPEDPKNRSLFDSLGIGSGTRVAMVGLFGPLMRIFKERGAVVEVVDLHRRLGQPAEFLPRLRAWAEVLILTATSILNATTEEILAAVGDGVKTVLLGPSTPLVAEAFAHLPVHFLAGTVPVDREAVFKAVRHGAGTRVIQKYGRKVFMPTRAL